The Montipora foliosa isolate CH-2021 chromosome 1, ASM3666993v2, whole genome shotgun sequence DNA segment ctcagtcttcatagtttctacagccagctcgggttgaaatgctagaaaaagtcagtaattcccaggcaaaacctctatcagtaataaatttcccagccagctcatcgaaacacctgtatttttgccagccagcaagattcccttggggaacagataatgtgaggaacagattcgcaGGGTGCCCCTGCATAAATTGCTATTTGAAATTGAAGTTTTCTATAGCTATAGCTAGTTGTCCACCTTTTTCTTTCAACATCTCCAGTTATCTGTCAACGTTGAATACTTTCGGTAGTTCCTTTGCACACTTGGTTAATCATAAACACCGGGACATAAAATAAAACCTGTGTGTTGACCATTTATCTACGCTGTTATCATACTAAAAGAAGCACGTATTTCGGTGCAGAACGTTGTTTCATGTAGAAAAACGGATTACACAGAGACGTAATAATTTTTCATATCTTTTCTAGTTCAATAACTCAATTAATTTTGTGAGCACAAACTTAAAAATTCCTACGATTTAGGATCGTAACATGCTtgcaaaaaacattttctgtcgCGTCtagtaattaaataaaaaaaatgccagCAATGAGAGCATAAAGCGAAATTTTGCTAAGAGCACACAAGTCAAAACAAACAGCAAGTTATTAGCGCCCTGGAGGAACGTTGTTAAAACACACCGTGGCCAAACAACAGAAATACAATTTTCTTAAGCCGACGGAAGCTGAATAAAGAGATCCTTGTATgattaattttgaaaaagtgaAGCCTTTACCATGGATGGAATTGTTGATAGGATTACAGTTCTAATGTTTTGACAAGACGATAAACCATGTTTTAATACAGGGAAAATTAGAATAACAATGTTAATCGCTTTCTCTTTCGTTTCCGGCTCGATTATCACATTTATACTTCCCAGAAAATAGATCACGTTTGTTATGGAGCGGTATCAACGCCAAAAATAAAAGTAGAGCTAGATGATATGATGGTCGATCTGTTTAATAAGTTACTCCGTTTATAAGATACGATGGTTTGGCCGCGCAACTAAATATTACAGCTTGAAAACACGATACTCCGTCTACTGGACGCTATAGTCCGTCTACTGGACACAATATTACGCCATAACAACACGATAGTATGTCAAGACCGTAGACCGCCTTTTaaacatgtttcggcatgacAAGACGATAGTCCGCCTTCCAAACAATGTTTGAGacatctttttcaacaaaaccTCAGAACCACTTCATGATGCAACGCTTTCTTCACTGTTGGACGAACTAAGCGAGCCACTGACGCGGCGAGGCGACAAAAATAACACGATGATTTGCCTAGGAACCTGGTAACTAACGGTCAGCCTCAAAATGACTTTCGCGCGAATTTAGGGCGCGCTGTTGTTCGTGTCATGGCTGACAAGGAGGATAATCCAGACCGTGATCAAGCGCGAGGATCGCAAATGACTACCGGTAGGTTTGCAGAATCTGCTTATTCGCAGGCGGTGGACCTTCTGGAAAGAAGTGTGAGCTTACTAAAAGAATCGCCTTTGGAAAGAAACGTATCATCGCCTTTGGAAGAACGCCAAGGCCAGCGTGCTCTTGCGAATTACAGGTTAGTTTTGAACCTATTTGTAAGCGTGTTGGTTGCGTTTTTTAATCGCGGTTTTCACAGGGAAACATTACACCATTTTCTTTGAATCTtggtattttaaatgaaaaatgttgGAACTTTGAGAAAATGCTATTGATTTCGCAATTAAAAGTAAAAGCATTTGAGATATTCGTACATTTTGAAATactcattttttcaaaaaatggcaataattttaaaatcctACGACAGATTTTTCCCTCAAGTTTGATACCTGTAACTTTGAAGACAATCCTGACCGTACAACTCGCTGTACAAAATGCTGGTCAAATTTAATCTTAAAAATCCTATGCTGGCACATTTGTCATTATGACAAATGTCATTATAACAAATCAAATTTGTCAAATCAAATTTGTCATAATGACGAATGTGCCAGCATAGGATTTGACCAGCATTTTGTAAGTTCCAACATTTTTCATTGCTCCTTTTCACATTTAAATTTTTTGGGCGCCgctatcttgaataattgtaaGAATTGACCGTAATCCTATTCTTCTATCACAAAAAATCTCAAATAGggaggttttcaattgagtgtcgaaagtaattagcgaattattttcgtttatgattacttcactcagtgattggttcaaagttctcgtgccactttttcaaccaatcagaagtgaaacgaaaaccaatcgtagctcgcgcgtgcacattttcccgcgctttgtgtcggctacgtgtaattacttcgagttttgattggtttaccggattgtctctgtcctttctggattggccaaagtaattactttggttttactttttcgacactcgattgaaactcgctctaataacAACACGGCACAAtttaattattcaagatggcggcgatgACAAAAATAAGGGATTTTTGAGATGCAGATAAAAAAGGAtccaaacaaatttgattgtaaacattattttctGTAGTTTAATTAAGTTACTTTATAGTTGGAGTGGAGGTTTCCGCTAATACGAGCTTAAGCCACAAGATTGTTGACCTCGAGCAacaactatttaacaattattcagcAAAGTGGAGGTGGACAATGCTGTCTTCCTCGGCGTTTCCGTGTGGTCAATCACCTTGATAGCTTTCGATCGCTATAGAGCCATAGTGCGGGGAGCCCTTCCGAAGCGTGGGTCCACTGTATTCAAGTCTGCGCGCTGGATGGTGGCCTGTGTTTGGTTGTTGTCGTTTTTGGTCATATCTTTGCCGTTGTATCTTGTTATGGAGTTTACTGATCACAAACCCGCTTACGACGTGGTCGAATGTTTCCCAAAGTGGCCAAACAACGAGGAAGGGTACAAAATGAAACAGTCTTACACGATCGGCTTAACCATATTCTGGTACGTTCTTCCGCTTGGTATCATTGCGGCTACGTTCTGTAGCATTTCACAGAAGCTCCGCGCCAGTAGCAAGTTCAACAGGTTGATCAGAAAAGAATGTAGCGACGGTGGCGAGCAAAAGTTTCAAAAAAGGGTTCGCGAGCGACAAAACACCAAAGCCAAAAAGCTCTTGATTCCAGTCGTTGTAGTTTTTGCTGTGACGATGTTGCCAGTCAATGTTTTCCGCCTCACAGTCTTGTATTGGGAAGAAATCTACGAGCACAAATATATCTGGGTATATTACAACACCTGCGTGTTATGTGTCGTTGCCAACTCATCGGCAAACTTTTTCATTTATTCTTTGGTAAGTGAGGAGTTTCGCCAAAGTTTCAAACGCTTTTTTTCACGAAATATGGGTGCGCCGAGTTCTCAAGGTGGTACTGAAAGAACCGTCCGTAGTCCACTAAGTCCAATGGATTTAAAAACTTTGAGTTCCCTTCCTTCTAAAAAAAGAAGTGGAGGAGACGATCAGAATGTAAATAATGATCAAAACAAATTGTGATGCAGCATCACTTCATCGAGAACTTTAAATGACCTTTAATTGAAATGACGACCACTTCATTTTCCTGAATTAAACACGATGGTAAAGATTGAAGGAGGCACTTTCTAAAACCAATCTACAGCAAAATAGACAGAATTAGATAGATTGTCATAAGGCCGGGGCTAGTGGATTTCGATAAAGCGCGAGTCATTTCCATCTGGAATACGTGACTTCATGATCATGTAAGTTCATCAGAGCGCGAAAAACACAGATGTTTGTAATGACGCCTCTAGCGTAATgccattttcaaaaaacaaacaattgtATTCCAGAACGCCACGTTTAATGAAAAAATGTTTCCCTACAGGAACAATCGTAGCAATGATGACTGACAATTGATATCCCGCGAACCAATGACATTTGCTTTGGCACTAATAAGGAGAACCTGAGTGTTAAATTATCTGTTTTCTACGGTGGCCGAAGAGTGTCTGTATTTGTTTTCTCCGTTGGCCTATTTGTGGCGGGCATTTCCATTTTCTCTCGGCAATTTCCATTTGCTCACTGAAAATGCACGGTCAACTcgcaaattttaatttcaaagttCGCCCTCCAGCATTGTGCAGTCTTTTACTAATGATTCATCGTAACTGAATTGCACTCGCAATCACGTGGTTTTTTATGAAAACGGTGACTGGATTTATACCAGAGACGGATCATCCGtttgggacgaacttgggcagaGAACGGTGGTTCGCACGATAATACGTCTGTGTATAAATACGGGCAGACATGCGCATCATCTGTTCAGACGAAATATCCGGATAGTTCCTCTTTGTAGACGAACTTCCGTggataattcgtctggacggatcaTTCGTCTGTGTGTATAAATAAGGGTCAAAGAAGAGCTATCCAAGCGGTTGTGCAGTAAACTGTAAACTCAAGATAACAAACAAGACCAAAAAAGCACATGTATGGACGGTAACTGAGAATTTaaatattttgcccttcttctaGCTGACATTTTCGTGAACTGTTCTTtttgccattttgaaatttgccGGCAATATTTACTTGACAGGTACCTAGTAAGCCTTTCGTCGCGCTTTCTCGGAAATTACCTGTCGAACTATAACACACACCAATGGATCGTCTACTAGTTCATCCCGTATTTATGCTGGCCAGATGATTCGTCTTGACGGACGatccgtctctagtataaatcgAGCCGCTAGTAAGGTGAATTTAACACTTCAGGTAAGAAACTGTTTGTAATGCAAAAAATGTTATAGTGGAAGTTTAGTTAGCTATCAAGCtatatagctagtttacaggcactccactttATTCAacgtgaaagaaacaattcaaaaacttaacagaaacattgttaagaaccccaactggatggaggcaaccagttggctatttacaaaaggtggtagagttgaatccaggacaaccggaaacaaatccaaacaaGATTTGACTCAGAGCAGCaacatgcaaacccaacgccatGACAACTGGACCATGCTGCCTCCCCATCTAATGAACTTCTCATCAGTTAATGTGCAATTGTGTTTCTGATATTGTAAGGAGAATTTAGATGCTGCTAAATATTTTGGACCAACTGAAAGGATTAAAAATTCTACCAGCCATGTACAGGGGAGGATCTAGGGGCAGGGTGCAAGGGGTGGGCAACCTCTAAAATAAGTAGTACTCTGGCAAAAAAACACTAGTCagttaagttatttttaagggtattcccccccccccccccccccggccccAAAAGAAAAATCCTGAATCCGCCCCTGCCTTAACAGGATGCGACAAGAAAAACGTTTCAAATTCGTCACTGTTGTTGATGAGAGAAATACAGTAAATTATGCTACATTGTACTGATTATTTCCCTCAGCAATAAGTGAccttttgttccaagtatttccataacATTTAAATGTAAACCCTAcgttataatgcaaatacattaTTACATCCCGGGGATTTGAATTGGATCAATTGATCATGAGCTAGCCGATTGTTCATTTTCCGGCAAAAACTTGATTTAAAAATAATCACctttctgacgctgatgaagacaaacctgatacctagtcttgttgttttttgtttttttttcggggAAATAAAACTCATTCATTTCCTCGGGCTCAAGATTCATCGTACCAACGTTTTACTCTTATGaaaattttttatattttattattaagcATAAGTCAGCTTGTGGCTGCATTGTCTCAGTCTATGTTAAGTTTACGAATGTCTCAATCTTCAAGTATGTAGTTAATATAGCTTCGGTCTTTCGGTCTACAGCCTTTATGGAAACCAAATTTTAACACTTCGTATGTCACAGTTTCTATTTGATAAAACTCCGTGTGGAAATTAAAGATTTCACCCATTCTTCTAATTTATCTGTCAGtctgtctgtctatctatctttatataataacccaagttattcacggattttgattggttcttgcctatgatctattagaggacagacgcacgattgacgtcaccatcagcttttatgcgaataaagtttaattcgtTATtctataaaacaaatagattccatgtagccgtgggtctgttcagtaatagatcacagaagacctcaaaatgtggtaagcacatcagtgacacactcggctatcgcctcgtgtgccacttttttgttcttaccacattttgacgtcatctgtgatctattactgaacagacgcactgcaacatggaatctatttgttaaatatatctatctatctatctgctGGCACCAGACTCCAGGAAGCACGCTTAAAATACAGTGAACAGTGTACGCTACATGCTCTTGTGTAATTGGCAACACGTGATATACTGTATTTGTGTTTAAATGTTCTCGTTGCTTTAGTATACTATCAAGCTTTAGTGGGAGCCTGTGGAGGGATCGCGGATTCCCGGAAAACGATTAATTAGAATTGCAAATCTATTCTGGGAAATCTGCGTGACGTCAAGTCGAGTTCCCTACAATCAAGAGAATTGACGGTTGAATTACTATGAAGAGCAATTTCAGTCTGTACGTACTGGTCCTTATTTCTGCTGCCCTATCAGGTAAGTTCCAAGCCAATCACTAAAATCATTTGGCCCAGTATCTATTTGCTTTTGGGTCAACGATATTTAACAGTCCCGTCATCGAAAGGATATTATTTCCTTGCAAATCATATTTCTACGAGAAGCATCCCCAAAGGATCTGAGCAGGAAATTTTAGCATCTTAAAGAAATGCAAGAACAAGTTTGACTGTATCGTTCATGAAATGTTTATAATTAACGAACCGAGACCAAGTCTCAATATTCGATCTGACTCAATTCGCGCGgaagtttttatttaaataattaataataattggaaaaaaaaactttgtagGCCTTTTATTGTCTTCTACTGTTTTCAACATTCTCTTCCTTGTAGTTGTATATTGTTATACTTTTCTTACATATTTCGTCTTCATTGTTTGTCCGTATGTTAATTTTTATTGATAATTGACCGAAGCGCGGTCGAAACGAAGTTCTGGATTTTTACTGTTCGTTTTTGTAGAGATACTCAGCAGTTTGATACAACCGAACGCTTTATTTTTATGACTAACAAGTTacgtaatatatatatattttttttacgtAATATGATATTCCTACTCCGCCTCGCTCACTGTCCGCACTTCTACCTACTATACCATCATGCATCAATGCATGTAACAATGCTACCGTTTTGACAAAGCCTTTACTGATAAAAGGTATCTTTTAAGAATCATgttttcaaagtgaaaaatttaTTCGCCAGCATCACGTTTATAGACATGTAGGGATAATTATTAAAGGTCTAAACTTAAATGAATGTTATATTGATAGATTTAAATTTTGTGGGCTGACAGTTTATGCATATCCTTGGTCTGCGATGCTCAAGTctattctttacaaaaatgagcGAACCTATTATCAAATCAAACGCAACTTGAACGATTTCTACGCGATTCATTTTGCTATTTCATTCTTTGAATTGAGAAGATCTTAATCTCTACAGTATTCATAGTCGTTTCATATTGACTCGGTTCTTTTTagaataaatttattatatttCATCTTTCTAGAAAGAAGATCAATTCTAATAATCTCACCATCTGTATTGATAATAGTGCCATACAAAGAGCTAAACATACTAAGTTTCTTGGGGTCGTCATCCATGCATCTCTTATGAAAACCTCGCATAAAAGTAGTTTTCTctaaaatcacaaaatctaTTGGCATCATCATAAAAATTGAGGCAATTTCTTCTATCCAATACTCTATGCACCTGTATAATTCTCTAATACTTCTCCAATACTGCCCGGTTATCTGGGCCTCCACTTATACTCATCACATCTCTCCTAACTCTCTTCtgtcttcaaaaaaaaaagtcccCTAGAATCATTACTTATTCACCCCCACGTACTCACACTTActctcttttttaaatttcaggttacttaatatttttcacatttacAAGTATCAGGTCGCTTGCTCAGTCATGTTTCTGCATATGCAAAATGCAAACGGCTGTCCCTATATCCCACTTTCTTCTCTCTTTTATCTCAATGCCGACTATGATCACTATTCTACTCGTCAAAGAGATAATTTGCATATTGACATATTTTTACTCCATCCGTGTTCAAGGTCCTCACATTTGGAACACTGTATTCCTCTTTAATTTCGTACTTCCCTCACTCTTTCCAATTATAAAAGTAAACTCAAAGATTAGTATTTGTTACTTTAGTTTTTCTTCCCTCGTTCAATTATCTTTTATGTATGTATTATGCTTACTTATATATATCACAATTTTCCTCCCTTTCTTATTATGTACGTTGTTTCTTTCTTGCTAAGTATGtccacaataatattgttaactaataatattttctttgtcatgttgttagagcgagtttcaattgagtgtcgtaaaaccaaaaccaaagtaattactttggccaatcaaaaaggacagagacaatccagtaaaccaatcaaaactcgaagtaattacacgtagccgacataaagcgcgggaaaatgtgcacgcgcgagccacgattggttttggttttacttctgattggttgaaaaaatggcgcgagaactttgaaccaatcactgattgaagtaatcataaaccaaagtaattatctaattacttttgacactccattgaaaaccgctctatcattataataattattattaattcagTAGCAGGCACGTCTTGTAATTTCTGTACTCTGACTTACGCCGCATAAGCCTCTGGCTTTGGCTTCTCATTGCTGTAATGTCACGGCTTGTTTTTAAAGG contains these protein-coding regions:
- the LOC138001221 gene encoding neuropeptide Y receptor type 2-like gives rise to the protein MQIKKDPNKFDCKHYFLKVEVDNAVFLGVSVWSITLIAFDRYRAIVRGALPKRGSTVFKSARWMVACVWLLSFLVISLPLYLVMEFTDHKPAYDVVECFPKWPNNEEGYKMKQSYTIGLTIFWYVLPLGIIAATFCSISQKLRASSKFNRLIRKECSDGGEQKFQKRVRERQNTKAKKLLIPVVVVFAVTMLPVNVFRLTVLYWEEIYEHKYIWVYYNTCVLCVVANSSANFFIYSLVSEEFRQSFKRFFSRNMGAPSSQGGTERTVRSPLSPMDLKTLSSLPSKKRSGGDDQNVNNDQNKL